DNA from Mycobacterium bourgelatii:
AAACTCTGTCGAACGGCATCGAACTCGCTCGGGTCCGGGTGCCACGTCGGCGACCATCGCTGGTAGATCGCCGGAAGCGCCGCAAAGTCGTTGCGCGCGAACCGTTGCGGCGCACCAGGCAGCTTATAGGCCGCGAAATGCCGCACGCCCCACAGCTTCTTCGGCGACGGTTTGAGCGCCGCCGGGTGCGGGATGCCGATGACGAAGAGCTTCGTCACCCGCCGCGGCTCCAGCGCGGCCGCGCCGTATGCGGCGGACGCTCCCCAGTCGTGCCCGACAACGACGGCGTCCTGGGCGCCGAGCGCTTCGATGAGCGCAAGGGGGTCGCGGGTTAGGGTCTCCTGGTCGGGATCCCGGTCGGGCACCTCGCTCGGGTGGTATCCCCGCATGAACGGGCTCACCGCCCGGTATCCCTTGGCGGCGATCCGCGGCCGGAGGTCGTCCCAGGAGTGGGCGGTGTCCGGAAAGCCGTGCAGCAGTAGCACGAGTGGCCCGGAGCCTTCTTCGAGGTAGGCGAACCTCAACCCGTTTGCGTCGACGAATTTGATCTCATCGGCCATGGCTTCGTGACATTACGCCAGATGCCGGCTGGTCACATCACCGCTCCACCGTTGACCCCGAGCACCTGTCCAGTGATGAAGCCGGCCTCCTCCGAACACAGGAAACCGACCGCCGCGGCGATGTCTTCGGGAGAACCCATGTGGCCCATCGGGATTAGCTTGGCCAACTGCTCGGGCGAACCCAACTTGCCCTCCGCCTGCGACTGGCGCGACATGGGTGTGTCGATGCTGGAGGGTGGCACGCTGTTGACCGTGATTCCGTGCGACGCGTACTCGCTGGCTAGCGATTTCGTCAACGTGATGACCGCCCCCTTCGAGGCCGCGTAGTGCGCCATCCGCGGCGATCCGCGTTGCGCGCTGGAGGACGAGATGGTCACAATGCGTCCCCAGCCCGCCTCGATCATGTCCGGCAGCGCCACCTGGCAGCAGTGAAAGGTGCCGTGCAGATTGATGTCGACGATTCTCAGCCAGGACTCGACGGTGATCTCGGTGAACCGACAAAAGCTCGCCTTGCCGGCGCTGGTCACCAACACCGCGATCGGCCCCAACACCATTCGCACCTCCGCGAACGCGGCTTCCACGGCCGCCCGGTCGGTGACGTCGACTTCGACGCCCAGCGCGGCGGCGCCGCCCGACTCCAACTCTGCGGTGACCCGCCGCGCGGCCTCGCCATCGATATCCAGGACTCCCACTTTGTGGCCGCGCTCGGCAAGTTCGCGGCAGGTGGCTGCACCGATGCCCGACGCCCCACCCGTCACCACCGCTACGCGGTTCTGCGCCCCGGTCAATCTGTTGCTCCCTTCATTGGTGAATCGTCGGAAACCAAACCTTGCACCTGCTGGTAGTAGATGACTTTGCCCGCCCCCGCCCAATTGCCCTCGGGCACCTCGTGAATCAACGTCCACACGTGATAGGCGCGCGGACCGACAGGGTCGATGTTCGCCGCCGCGCATACCGCGGCATGCACCTCGTCGGCCAACTGCTCCTTGCGCTCTTTGGACAGGGCGCCCGCGAATACCGTCAGGTCGACCCGAAACCGCGGTTGTCCGGCTTCGCGGCCGCCGACCAGCTGCGCGCCGGGCTCCAGGGCATGCAGATTGACCAGCGTGTTGTCCCGCATGAAGGGGGTGTCCGGGGCCCGTTCGGCCCGCAGCAATGCCGTCACCAACTCGTCGGCCAATGTGCCGATCGCCTGGTCATCCAATGAACCACGCACGTACGTGACATCGATCATCGGCATCGCGGACTCACCTCCTTGTGAGCGTCGAGAACACCCGATTGTCTCTTGTCGCGGAACCGCAAAAGGAATCGGTCCGGACCACTGAGGTCCGGACCGATTCCCGCTTTGCAAGGTGTCAAACGCGCTCGGAGCCAGGCCCCTTGAAGTAGCGGTTGAGGAAGCCGACGGCCCCGATCGCCGCGACGGTCCCGATCACACCCCACACCACGAAGCTGATGGCCAGCGAACCCACGAACCAGCCGTAGCTCATAGACCAGATGAGCGTCCAGATGATGCGGAAAAACGACCAGGCCGCAGTCGCGGCGAGGCTGATCCCGATCCACAGGCTGTACTGGCGGTCGACGCGGTTGATCTGCTGCTCGACAGCGGCTGGGACGATGTTCATTGTCTTCCTTTCGCGTGTGACGCCGCCTCGTTGGCGACGTCGTTGCGAGAAGTACAGCCGGGGCGGGCGGCTACCGATCCCAACTCTGGTTCATCTCCGCCTGGAATTGGCGGTACCGTTCCGCACGGCCGGGACGGCGGCGGACGATCAGCCACCCGATGCCCAAGGCTGCGAACCACAGCGGAAACCACGCCAGCGCAACCGCGGTTTCCGGTTCGGTCAACAGGGTCCAGAGCACAAAGACGAAGAAGACCAGCACCGCCCAGCACGTCGCCACGCCGCCGGGCATCTTGTACGCCGACTCGGCATGACGCTGTGGGTGGCGACGGCGGTAAGCGAAGTAGCTGACCACGATCATCGTCCACACGAACATGAACAGCAGCGACGAGACGGTCGTGATGATGGTGAAGGCGCCGATCACCGAACCACCCGCATAAAGTAGCGGTATCGCGATGAGCAACAGGGGAGCCGTCACCAACAGGGCCGGGGCCGGCACGCCGCCGCGGTTGAGCCTGCGGAAGATCGACGGTGCGCTACCTTCGTCGGCCAAGCCGAAAAGCATTCGGCCGGTAGAGAATACGCCCGAGTTCGCCGACGATGCGGCAGAGGTGATCACCACGAAGTTCACGATCGACGCCGCCGCTGCGAACCCGACGAGGGAGAACATGGTGACGAAGGGAGAGTGCCCGCTGGTGAACCGCCGCCACGGCACCACGGCAAGGATTGCCAGCAGCGCTCCGATGTAGAAGATCGCCACCCGCACCGGGACCGCGTTGATCGCGCGGGGGAGGGTGCGGCGCGGATTGGCGGTTTCGGCTGCCGCGGTGCCCACGAGCTCCACACCGACGAACGCGAAGAACGCGATCTGAAACCCACTGACCACGCCCATGAATCCCGTTGGAAAGAAACCGTTGTCATTCCAGAGGTTGGCGACCGTCGCGCGGTCACCATCCGGAGAAACGAAGCTGGTCGCCACCAGGAATCCACCCACGACGATCAGCCCCAGGATTGCCACGATCTTGATCAAGGCGAACCAGAACTCGATCTCGCCGAAGTTGCGGACGCTGAACAAGTTGAAGGCGAGCACTAGGGCGACCGTCACCACCACTGGCACCCAGGGCGGCAGGCCGGGCCACCAGAATTTCGAATACCCAGTGATCGCAACGACTTCCGCGATGCCGGTGACGACCCAGGCGAACCAGTACGACCACCCCACGAAGAAGCCCGCGGCGGGTCCCAGCAGGTCGGCGGCGCAGTCGACGAAGGACTTGTAGTTCAGGTTCGACAGCAGCAGCTCGCCCATGGCGCGCAGCACGAAGAAAACGAAGATGCCGATGATCCCGTAAACCATCAACACCGCCGGGCCAGCCAGCGAGATCGTGCGCCCAGACCCCATGAACAGACCGGTGCCGATCGCACCGCCGATGGCTATCAGCTGTATCTGGCGATTGGAGAGGGCGCGATGCAGATGCGGCGAGGCTTGGGTGGCTTGGGTGGGTTCCGTGGCTTCGGGCACGTCGCCGACAAGATCACTCGCCATGACTTTTGATCCCTCAGGCCAGGAAATAGCCGGAGGTGGTGAGCACATCGCCGGCCGCAATGTCGTCCTTCGACAGCTTCTTGAACAGCAGGCCGACGGTTTCGCCGGGGACCGCCTTGTCCAACTTCTTGCGAAATGCCTCGATGGCATCGACTTTCACCCGGCGGCCATCGTTGATCGTCACCTCTTCACCGACGCGGAGTTCCCCGTATTCGACCTGGCCGGTTGCCACCGCCCCGCGCCCACGAATGACAAACACGTCTTGCACCGTCATGCGAAACATGCTGGGAAACGGTACTAGCCGTCCCGCTGTCCCGCGAGATGCCACACTGTTCACGATCTGTGAACGGCCTAGGCACAGGAGTCGACGTGGGTTGGTTCAAGCGGGCACGTAATGCCAGTGCGGGACAACGTGTTACCCGAGCCGATAAGCGGCAGGCGAAGGACGGCCTCGCCGAGCTCAGCGCCCTCAACGCCGAGCGGGAGCGGCTGACCCGCGAAGGCCTGCCGGGTGTCGCAACGATTATCGGCATCCGCGAGGATGTCGCAACCACCACGCTGGGCCCGTGGCATGAACTACACCTGGATGTGCAGCTGCCAGACCAGGACCCGTATCGGGCGACGCGGCGCGTCGCGCTCGAGCTGGCGACCGCTCCGCAGATCACCGTGGGTGCTCAGGTGCCGGTGCGCGTCGACCCCCGGGATTGGTCCGTGGTCCTCGTCGTCGCGCCCGCCGGCTAGGTCACCTTCACCATGAGCTTGCCGACGTTCTTGCCGTCGAAGAGCATGTTGATCGCCGTCGGCAGCTGCTCGAAGCCCTCGACAACCGTCTCGAGCGGCGTCAGCTTTCCTGCGGTGATCAAGCCGGCGATCTCGCTGATCGCCTCCGGCGCCCTGCCGAAGTGGTCGAGCACGATGAAGCCTTTCAGCTCAGCCCGCTGAATGAGCAGGTTGCCGAACGCACGCGGCCCGGGCGGGGGATCGGCGGCGTTGTAGCCCGAGATCAGGCCGCAGAGGGCGATGCGCGCGCCGATGTTGATGCGCGCGAAGACGGCGTCCATGATGTCGCCGCCGACGTTCTCGAAGTCGACGTCAATGCCGTCGGGCGTGGCCTTGGCCAGTTGAGCCCGCCAGTCGTCGGCCTTGTAGTCGACGGCGGCGTCGAAGCCGAGTTGTTCGGTGAGCAACGCGCACTTGTCGGGGCCACCGGCGATCCCGACCACGCGCGCGCCATCGGCCTTGGCCAACTGCCCGGCGACCGAGCCGACCGCGCCGGCCGCCGCCGAGACCACCACGGTCTCGCCCGGCTTGGGCGTGGCAATGTCCCGCATCCCGATCCACGCGGTGAGCCCGGTCATGCCGAGCGCTCCCATGTAGGCACTCGGTGAGACGCCCTCGGCGACTTCGACCGGCAGCAGTGGGTTCGTGGCCGAGGCGACCACGTACTCCTGCCAGCCGACCAGTCCCTGCACGATCTGGCCGACCGAATAGTGCGGGTTCTTCGAAGCGATCACCTCACCGATTCCGCCGGCGCGCATCACTTCGCCGATGCCCACCGGAGGTAAGTACGTCGGGGTGTCATTGATCCACATGCGGTTGGTCGGGTCGAGCGAGATCCAGTCGATACGGACCAGGGCCTCGCCCTCGCCGATCTCGGGAATCGGTTCCTCGTGCAGCTCGAAAGTGTTGGGGCCGATGCGTCCCTTGGGGCGCTCACGGAGCAGGAACTGGCGGTTTCGATCAGGCATAACCGCACCGTACACACGCCGAGCAGGCGTAAGAAGACCGCTGGCGCTGTCGGAGGTGGGTGCTATAACGCAGCTATGTCCGATTCGGCGCACGTCATTACGCATGTTTCCGATACGGCCCGGTGGACGGCATTGCACCGAGCCACCGAATCTGCACGTCCCGACGCGTTGTTCAACGACCCGTTCGCCGAACGTCTCGCGGGTCAACAGGGCCACGCCATCGTCGCCCGGGTTCCGCGATCCACTCGTAACGGCTGGTGGCTGATCGCGCGTACCAAACTTATTGACGACGCCATCCTCGAGGCGATCGCCCAGGGCTGCGACCGGGTGCTGAACCTCGCGGCCGGCCTCGACACCCGCCCTTACCGGCTGGATCTGCCGGCCGATTTCACCTGGGTGGAGGCGGACCTGCCACCGTTGCTCGCGGATAAGACGCAGCTGCTCGCCGACGCCACGCCGCGCTGCAAGCTGATCCGCAGCGCCGTCGACCTGGCCGACCCGCAGGCCCGCAGCGCCTTCTTCGACGAGGCGCTGGACGGGGCCAACAAGGCGCTTGTGCTGACCGAGGGCCTGTTGATGTACCTGGCGGAGCGCGACGTAGTTGTGACCTCATGACCGACAACCTGGCCGCCCCTACCCTGAGAAATTCACGGCAAATTCTCAACTTCGGACACGGTTTGGTCACAGGTTTGCTGGGCATCCTTTGTGACAAGCGTGAAGACGCGTCAAGACAGTCAAGTTTCGTCCGCGGACGTTGCACAGGGGGAAGGAGCTGAAATCGTGGCAAAGTCATCGAACTCTACGGTGATCGATCTGCAATCACACCCGAAGTGGATCGCGGCACATCGACACGATTGGCAGCGCCTTGAGGCCATGCGGCGCCACCCCTCCTACCTCGGTCGGCAACGTGCCGCCGCACGCATCGGCGGGCGTCGCCCGAGCGCGGACACCCCCGCCTGAGCACCGGCCGGGCCGCCCGGCTATCCCCCGATATCCTGAAAACCGGACCATCGAGGGGACTCGTTTACATGTCTCAGCCGCCCGCCACCACCCGGACCACATTTCCCGGCATAAGTTCGCGTGCTTGGGAGCATCCCGCGGATCGCACCGCGTTGTCGGCGCTACGCCGACTCAAGGGATTCGACCAGATCCTCAAGTTGTTGTCGGGCATGTTGCAGGAACGGCAGCATCGGTTGCTTTACCTGGCCAGCGCGGCCCGCGTGGGGCCGCGGCAGTTCGCCGACATCAACGCGCTGCTCGACGAATGCGCTGACGTTCTGGATGCCCCGGAGAAGCCCGAGATCTTCATCAGCCAGTCGCCCGTCGCCAACGCATACACGATCGGGATGGATCAGCCGTTCATCGTGCTGACCTCCGGGTTGTACGACCTGATGACCCACGACGAGCTGCGGTTCGTCGTCGGTCACGAACTCGGTCACGCCCTATCCGGTCACGCCGTGTACCGCACGATGATGATGCATCTGATGCGGTTGGCGCGCTCATTCGGCTTCATGCCCGTCGGCGGTTGGGCGCTGCGCGCGATTGTGGCCGCGCTACTCGAATGGCAACGCAAATCGGAACTTTCCGGCGACCGCGCCGGGCTGCTGTGCAGCCAGGACTTGGACACCGCGATCCGCGTTGAGATGAAGCTGGCCGGCGGCAACCGGCTCGACAAGCTGGACTCCGAGGCTTTCTTGGCCCAGGCGCGGGAGTACGAAAAATCCGGTGACATGGTCGATGGGGTGCTGAAACTGCTCAATCTGGAGCTGCAGACGCATCCGTTCTCGGTGCTGCGCGCCGCCGCGCTGACCCGCTGGGTGGACACCGGAGGTTACGGCCGCATCATGTCGGGGGATTACCCGCGCCGCGAGGACGACGGAAAGTTCTCTGTCACAGATGATTTCGGCGAAGCAGCCCGCCATTACAAGGACGGCTTCGACCAATCGGACGACCCGTTGATCAGGGGCATCCGGGACGGCCTCGGCGGCGTCGTCGACGGCGTGGGGCGCGCCGCCACCACCGCCGCAGATACGTTGGGCCGCAAGATCAACGAATGGCGCCAGCCCCGCAACGGCTAACCCGTCGCAACGGCGCTCACTTCGGCCGGCTCACCAACCCACGCGGCAAAGACGGGGACACCGGCCCACGGGTCGCGCCTGCGACGCCCACCGGCCACGGCGACCACCGCGTAGGGATGACCGAAACGCAGTGTGGCCGTTCGCGATAGCCCCGACGGCAGCATCGCACCGCGCAGCGCGACCGCGGTCACGGCCGCCGCCTCGAAGCCAAACCGGCCGTAACGGGCCACCGCGGATTGCCGCGCATCCACGTTGGGCGGCAGCGACACGGCCGCGCCGAGCGCTCGGGCCGCCGCACCGAAACCAAGGCGCGGATCAGCGCTCAGGTCATGGTCCGATGATGCCGTCCAGGCCGGCAACACCACCCGGACCTGGTCACCACCAGGCCGGCGTTCCTCGGTGATCGTCCAGAAATCCCCCTGTCCCAGAGGCATTTTGGACAGTTCCCGGCGGCGTACGGGGCTTCCGTTCGCTTCCCGACGTGCGATGTCGTGCGCCGCGGCCAGCACCGCCTCGGACGGCGCGTCCGCGCGCGCGATGACCGACGTCACTTGGAGGGAGTCGCCGCTGAAGGCGGTGTGCACCGCCACGAGGCCCAGATCCGCGACTTCGGTGAGGTAGCCGTGGGCGTCGCGCAGCGTCAAGGCGTCGGCAACCTGTGCACTCCACGGCGAGCCCAGTTCGGCGGCGTCGACAACGTCGTACGGGCGCAGCCAGGTGATACGGGTCGCCAACGCGCTGGCCAACACCGCCGCCATGCCCGACACCCCGACCGGGAAGCGATCGATCAGGCCGTCGGTGTGGTCGCGGGCCCACGCATCCGCCTGCGCCTGGGTGGGGATGGGGCCCGTTTGGACAGCGGCGGGCAACTGCTCCGGCCAATCGTCCAGGCCCCACATCGCCAGCGCGACCCGAACCGCCTCGGGCGGGTCGGCAAGCAGATCATCGAGCGCCCGTCGGGCGCGCTTCACATTGGTTCCGAGCGCCTCTTCGAGCTCGTCTCGGATCTCCCCGCGCGCTACTGGTGCAGTCAGCGCCAGTATCAACCACGCACCGAGCGGCGAGGATACCGAGTGCGCTTCGGTGTGCAGGCGGCGGAAATTCCTGGCATATCTGACAACGAGCGCGCCGACGTCCACGCACCGCACTGTAACCAGGTGTGCGGTGTTTCAGCTGGCCTGTGCCGGGTATCAAGCCACACGTGACTTCTCTGTGGATGGCCAATCGGGCCGAACCCTCCTGGACCGCAAGCACGCTGGACGACGGCCATTCGGCCGACGTCATCGTCGTCGGCGCCGGTATCACCGGACTGACGACCGCCGTCTTGTTGGCGCGCGCCGGCAAAGACGTGTTGGTGGTGGAAGCGCGTAAGGTCGGCGCCTGCGCCTCCGGCAACACCACCGCCAAGCTGAGCCTGCTGCAGGGCACCCAGCTGACAAGCGTCCAGGCCAAGCACAGCAAGAAGGTCGCTCGCGCTTACGTCGAAGGCAATCGCGAGGGCATGGAGTGGGTGCTCAACTACTGCGAGACGAACAAGATCCCCGTGCAACGCGAGGACGCGTACACCTACGCCCAATCGCAACGGGGAGTTCCGTCGGCACGCATCGAACTCAAGGCCTGCGAGGCGGCGGGACTGCCCGTCGAATGGGCCGACGATGCCGACGTGCCGTTCCCGTACCACGGCGGTGTGCGGCTGGCCAATCAGGCGCAGTTCGACCCGATGCCGTTTCTGGACTCGTTGGCGGCAGAATTACTCGAGCGGGGCGGACGCCTGGTCGAGCGCACCCGGGTACGCCGGGTGTCCCTGCTGGGCAAGGGCCCACGCGTGTACGTCACCGATGCGACCCAACGCGAGATCGAACTTCAAGCCGACAAGCTCGTGCTCGCAACGGGAACTCCGATTCTGGACCGCGGCGGGTACTTCGCCCGGGTCAAGCCATCGCGGTCCTACTGCCTGGCCTTCAAAGTGCCGGGCTCCATCACCCGGCCGATGATGCTTTCCACCGATTCGCCGACGCGTTCGGTGCGCTACGCGCCGACCCCGGACGGCGAATTGTTGATCGTCGGCGGCGCCGGACACACGGTCGGGCGGAAGAAAAGCCCGTCGCAAGCACTCGAGGAACTGACCTCCTGGACCCGTAAGCACTACCCAGGCGCGGAGCAGACGCATTTCTGGTCGGCGCAGGATTACACCCCGATCGACAGCCTGCCCTACGTCGGCCCCATCTTGCCGAACAGCGAAAGCATTTACATCGCAACGGGATTCAACAAGTGGGGGATGACCAACGGGCCCGCCGCCGCGTTGGCGTTGTCCAGCCGGATCCTGGGCGGGCGCATGGACTGGGCCGACGCGTTCGCCAGCTGGAGCCGCCATGAGATCACCGGCCTGCCGACTGCCCTGCAAGCCAACCTCGAGGTCGGTTTCTATCTGCCGAGGGGATGGATCACCCCGGCGACGCGCACTGCCCGACGCAGTCCCGAACAGGACGAGGGCGGCGTGGTCAGCGGACCGCCGTGGCACCTGGAAGCCCGAAGCCGAATCAGCGGGACCGAAAAGCAGGTCTCGCCGGTATGTCCACATCTTGGCGGCATCGTGAACTGGAACGACGCGGACCAGGCTTGGGAGTGCCCGCTGCACGGCTCGCGATTCGCGCCCGACGGCACGGTGCTGGAAGGGCCCGCCACCCGCGATCTGACTCCGTGCTGACTACGGTTTGCACGGCCGGGTAGGCGTCACCAGACTCGGACGTAGTCCACCAGCATCTGGGCGGGATAGGTTCCGGGGCCCGGGTCACCGCCGCCGGAGCCGGCAACCGCCAGATTCAGGATCGGGAACACCTGGTAGCCCGGGTTGTTGAAGGGCCAGTCCGCCAGGGAGTTGGCCGGCACCGTGAAGTAGGGCTGCGCGCCGTCGCTGTAGTCCAGCCAGAACCGCATCCCGGCTTCGTCCCATTGGACCCGCCAGGTGTGCCACCCGCTGTCCACCCCGATGTTGTGCGTCTTCCATTCGGAGCCGTTCGCGCGGGCGTGCACGGTGGTCGCCGAGGGCCACTTGCCGTTTCCGTACCACTCGATGATGTCGATCTCACCCTGCGCGTCACTGGACAACCACCAGGCCGGCCAGGCGCCTGCCGTCAGGCACTCAAACTTGATGCGCGCTTCCCAGGTGTGGCCGATGCCCCCCTGCCAGGGGCTGAACACCTTGCCGCCGTAATAGGTGTCGCCCTCCTTGAAGGCGCGAATGACCAGGTTGGAGTTGCCGTCGACGAAGACGTTCCGCCGGTCGTCGCGGTACTGCCCGACGTGCTCGGGCATTTCCCAGTACGTCGGATCCTTCATCGTTTCGCGGGCCTTGGACACCGTCCATTTCGAGGGGTCCGGGGCCGAACCGGCCGGGCCGTCGAACTCGTCGTGGAAGATGTATGTCCCCGTGGTGCCGCTGGGCGCCGCCGGCGGTGGGACCCGGTCCAACGGGCGGGGGAGTGGATCAGCGTGAACGGGGGCCGCTGGTAGCGCGGCCGCGCCGGTCAGCAGGCCCGTCATCAATAGCAAACGGCGACGATCAATTTCCGGCATTAGCAAGGCACCCTAGCAGCCGCGTCGGACCCGATGAAAATCGACGACCTGCCGCTTGGCGCCGTCCGGAGCCACTAACCGGCCGCCGGAGGCCTGGTCATGAAGGTCAACCTGAACCCGTACGACGGGGTCTTGCGACCGTTACCGGCGTTGATGTACTGCCCGAACGGCGGGGCCACCGGAACGTGGTCGGCGACGGCGCCCTCGACGGCGGCCTCGATCGCCGAGACGTTCGCGGCGGCTGCGACCCCCGGGTTGGGCGTGACGCTGGCCGTCCAGGATGCCGGAACGGACAAGCCCCCAACCGGAACCGACCGACCCAGGCCCGCCGCCACGCTGCCGACGCTGCTCGACAGCTTGGGTGCGGCGTTGGCGGCCGCCGAGGCGGCCTGAGCGGCGCCTTGGGCCACCGGAGCCACACCGGCGAACTTGGCCAGATTGATCGAACCGCTGCTCGCCTGCCCCAGCGCCTGTCCCGACTGAAACACCGCTTGCAGTACCGGAAAGTATTGCGGGATGTATTTCGTGTAAACAGAGAGGTCGTCGAACGGCGTGTGGGCGATGAGCCACTGGTCGATCGCTTGGCCGTCGATCGGCGCCGACAGGGTCTTCAAGACGTCGCTGACCCTCGCGTGGAGTTGTGACGTCGCCTGGAAGATCCCGTCCTGGGCGGCTTCGGTCTGGGCTTTGAGCACCGATGTGGCCTGGTCGAGCAACCCGCCGGGGTTCACCACCTCGGCCGGCTCCGGCAATTCCCCCAACTGCGTCGCCGCCGCCGAACTGCCCGCGTAGGCGTACATGGCCGCCGCGTCCTGAGCCCAGAACTCCATGTACGCGGCCTCGGTGGCGGCGATCGCCGGGGTGTTCTGCCCGAGGGAGTTGGTGGCCACCAGCGCCGCCAACAACGCCCGATTGGCCGCGATCACCGGCGGGGGCACAGTTGCCCCGAACGCCACCTCGAAGGCCGTCGCCGCGGCGTAGGCCTGGGCGGAGGCCTCTTCGGCTTCCTCCGCACTGCTGTCCAGCCAGGTAATGAACGGAGTGGCGGCAGCGAGCAGCTGCGCTGATGCTGCTCCCAGCCACGGACCGCTCGTCAGCCCGGTAATCACCGAACGGTGGCCCGCCGCGACCGCCTGCAAGTCGGCCGCCAACGCGCCCCACGCCGATGCGGCTGCGAGCAGCGGTCCCGCCCCCGGACCGGCATATAAGCGCCCAGAGTTGATCTCGGGCGGCAAGACGCCATAGTCAACCATCGCTTGTCATCCCCTGATGCCTGTAGACCGCTCAGCCGGCAGCCGCTGCGGTGATCCGGCCGATTAACCGGCGGCCGGCGGCTTCGCCATGACGGACGGCTTGAACCCGTACGTCGGCTGATTTCGGCCGTAACCGCCGTTGAGGAACTGCCCGAACGGCGGGGCCATGGGGAAGCTGTTCGTGCCTTCGGCGGCCGCCGTTATCGCGGTGGCGACTCCCGGATTGGTGGTGGTCTGCCAGGGCACCCAACTTGCCGGCGCCGAGAGCCCGCCGATCGGGACCGCCTTGCCCAGGCCCGCTGCCACACCGGCCGCAGTCGACCCGATGTTCGCCCCCGCGTTGGCCGCGGCAGCCCCGGCCGCCTGGGCCGCGCCTTCGGCCGCCTTGGCCGCCGTGGCCGCCGGCTTCGCGAAATTGGCCATGGCCGTCAGACCGTTGCTGACCTGGCCGAAGGACTGCGTCGACTGAATTCCGCACGCCACCGTAGAGACATATGGCGCGAGGTACTTGCTGAACAGCCCAACCACGTCGTCGAACGGCGTGTGGGCCACCAACCACTGGTCGATCGCGGAACCGTTGATCGGCCCGGCCAGTGTCTTCAGCACTTCGGAGACCCTGGGGTTGATCTGGTTCAGCACGTTGCCGAC
Protein-coding regions in this window:
- a CDS encoding FAD-dependent oxidoreductase — translated: MTSLWMANRAEPSWTASTLDDGHSADVIVVGAGITGLTTAVLLARAGKDVLVVEARKVGACASGNTTAKLSLLQGTQLTSVQAKHSKKVARAYVEGNREGMEWVLNYCETNKIPVQREDAYTYAQSQRGVPSARIELKACEAAGLPVEWADDADVPFPYHGGVRLANQAQFDPMPFLDSLAAELLERGGRLVERTRVRRVSLLGKGPRVYVTDATQREIELQADKLVLATGTPILDRGGYFARVKPSRSYCLAFKVPGSITRPMMLSTDSPTRSVRYAPTPDGELLIVGGAGHTVGRKKSPSQALEELTSWTRKHYPGAEQTHFWSAQDYTPIDSLPYVGPILPNSESIYIATGFNKWGMTNGPAAALALSSRILGGRMDWADAFASWSRHEITGLPTALQANLEVGFYLPRGWITPATRTARRSPEQDEGGVVSGPPWHLEARSRISGTEKQVSPVCPHLGGIVNWNDADQAWECPLHGSRFAPDGTVLEGPATRDLTPC
- a CDS encoding glycoside hydrolase family 16 protein: MPEIDRRRLLLMTGLLTGAAALPAAPVHADPLPRPLDRVPPPAAPSGTTGTYIFHDEFDGPAGSAPDPSKWTVSKARETMKDPTYWEMPEHVGQYRDDRRNVFVDGNSNLVIRAFKEGDTYYGGKVFSPWQGGIGHTWEARIKFECLTAGAWPAWWLSSDAQGEIDIIEWYGNGKWPSATTVHARANGSEWKTHNIGVDSGWHTWRVQWDEAGMRFWLDYSDGAQPYFTVPANSLADWPFNNPGYQVFPILNLAVAGSGGGDPGPGTYPAQMLVDYVRVW
- a CDS encoding PPE family protein encodes the protein MVDYGVLPPEINSGRLYAGPGAGPLLAAASAWGALAADLQAVAAGHRSVITGLTSGPWLGAASAQLLAAATPFITWLDSSAEEAEEASAQAYAAATAFEVAFGATVPPPVIAANRALLAALVATNSLGQNTPAIAATEAAYMEFWAQDAAAMYAYAGSSAAATQLGELPEPAEVVNPGGLLDQATSVLKAQTEAAQDGIFQATSQLHARVSDVLKTLSAPIDGQAIDQWLIAHTPFDDLSVYTKYIPQYFPVLQAVFQSGQALGQASSGSINLAKFAGVAPVAQGAAQAASAAANAAPKLSSSVGSVAAGLGRSVPVGGLSVPASWTASVTPNPGVAAAANVSAIEAAVEGAVADHVPVAPPFGQYINAGNGRKTPSYGFRLTFMTRPPAAG